TGGTGCAGCGTGCCGAGCGGGCACGGCGCCCGGTGGAGGAGGACGGGACCGTGCGCGTGGCGATCGACACCCTGGTCCGCGCGGTCCGGGCCTGACCGGCGAGTGCGGTCCGGGGCGACGAACCAGGTCCGAAGCAGCTACGGACGCAGGCCGGCTTGGCGGTGCAGGTACTCGTCCTCGTCGATCTCGCCGCGGGCGTACCGTTCGGCGAGGATCTGCTCGGGGGTGGCCGCGGCCTTGGTGCTGGCGTCTCGCGGCGCGCGGCGCAAGAAGCGCCACAGGGCGACGACCCCGGCGATGAGCAGACCCCAGAAGACGATCATGCTGAGGGACATGAGGACGTAGCCCCACGCGCCCATCCCGTATCCGTACATCATGGTGTACTCCTTGGGTTTCAGAACGTGGGATGGACTGGCACGTCTGTGGTGGTGTCGTCGACGGTGTAGGTGAGGTCGCTCTGTACGTCCACCACACCGTCGACCCGGTGCGTGAGGCGCACAGCGTTGTCGATGTGGCTCCTCTTCTCCAGCCGCCCGGACAGCGTCACCACACCGTCGCGCACGTCGACGTCGATCCTGGCCGGGTGTAGCCACAGGATGCGGGTGAACACCTCGTCGACGATCTCGTCCTGGATCTCGTCGTCCGGCCGCAGGAAGGCTCGGAGCAGGTCCGTCCGGCTGACGATGCCGACCAGTCGGCCGTCGTCGACCACCGGCAGCCGCTTCACGTTCCGCCTGGTCATCAGCTTGGCGGCCGACACGAGCGTGGCGTCGGGACCGATGGCCACGGCCGGCGCCGTCATCAGCTGCGCGGCGTCGGTTGCCGCGGCCTTGGCGCGCGACAGCCGCGCACGGTGGAAGAACGCGTGCGTGCCGGGCCGGTCGTCGCGGTGTTCCTCCTTGGACAGGAGATCGGCTTCGGACACCACGCTCTGCAGGTTCCCGTCCTCGTCGACGACGGGCACGGCGCTCACCCGTCGTTCGGCGAGGAGCCGCGCGATCTGCGCGAACGGGGTGCTCGGCCGAACCGTCACTACGTCGGCGGTCATGACCTCGCGTACCGTCAACCGTCTCATGACGATCCCTCCTCTACGCCTCACGCTACGAAGGCACCGCGTACGCGGGTCAGGGCCATTCGGGTGGCGTGACAGAGGACCTTTGTCCGCGGTCAGGTACTGACGCGGCGTCCGGTGATGCGGTCGGGGTCGATCCGGATGTCGACGTCGCGCTCGCCCCCGGCCACGGCTGCACGAGGTGCCGGACACGTGCCACGGCCATCGGGTCGGTGAGCCGGCGGGCTCGACCGGCGACCAGGACGCTCCAGCCCTGGCTCATCGCCTCGTCCAGGCGGTCGACCTCGAAGCCGACGACCCGGCCCACATGGTCGGCGAGTACGCCGGTGTCTGAGGTGCGGAACACCGCGACGCCGTCGAGCACGGTGAAGTTCACCGGGATCGCCTCGGGGTCGGTGGTGAACACCGCCCCGACCGACGCCGCCGGCCCCCAGGAGCCGTATGCACTCGCCCGCCTCGAGCCTCTCGAACCGGGGATGCCGGACGGCACCGCGTGGACTGCCGGGCGGTCGTTCGACGGTCGTGCCGAGCAACACGTCCACTGTCGTTTCCAGGCCACTGCCAGACGCAGCAGCGCCTCGGCCGTCAGGTTGGCGTGGTGGTGCTCCAGGTAGTCCACGTACCCGGGTGCCATGCGTGCCCGGGCGGCCACCTGGCTCTGGGTGAGCCCGAGCTCGCGGCGCCGGGACGCGACCCTGCGGCCGAGATCGCCCGGGCCGATCCGGGCGGTGCCAGTTTCGGGCATCGACCTCTCCGTCACCAGTAGGTCGGTGCAGTCGGATGGCGGTCGTCCTCCCGGTAGGTCAGGTGCGGCTCGACGCCGACGACTCCCTCGACGTGGGCGAGCGTGTTCACCACGCCCGGGATGAGCGCCCGGCGTTCCACCTCGCCGCGCACCGTGACCACGCCGTCGCGCACGCCGACGACGAACCGGCGCGGGTCCATGCTCAGCGCCCTGCGGAACACCTCGCTGACCTGGGCCTGGATCTCCCCGTCCGCGCGCAGGTATACGCGCAGCAGGTCGGACCTGCTCACGACACCGAGCAGGCGCCCACTGACCGGGTCGGTGACCGGCAGCCGCCGGACCCGGTGCTTCCGCATGACCTCCGCGACCTCCGCGACCGTCCGCGTGGGCGAGATCGTGACGGCCGGCGCGGTCATCAGCTCGGCCGCGGTCCTGCCGGTCGACTTGCGGCGTTCCCGTCGGCGCCGCGGGCCCTCGAAGACGTGCCCGTCCGGGGTGACGTCCGGCTCGGCCTCCTTCAGCACCAGGTCGGCCTCAGACACCACGCCGACGACCCGGCCGGTGGCGTCGAGCACGGGGACGGCGCTGATCAGGTGGTCCAGCAGCGCGGCGACGACCTGTTTGAACGGCGTGTCCGGGGTGACCGTGATCGGCCGCCGAGCCATCACGTCCTCGACCCGCATTCTCCTCATCACGGCTGCCCCTCGGTGCGTGGTCGCTGCCAGCCTCGCGTCGCCGGGGTTCGCGGCGGCAGGGGCTCGAGGTCCGCGTCACGGGGGACGTTGGTCCCGCCGCCCCGAGTCGTGCGCCCCTGCTTGCCCCACCGCCGCGGCGGTGGACTGGAGTCGCGGAAGGTCCGCGGGAAGAACACGACGAGGAGGTCGGGATGGGTGCGGTTGAGCGTCGAGAGGCACGGGGTGTGTTCCCCGACCTGATGGACTGGCTGGAATCGCCGTTCGCCGTGCCGCGCCCGTTCGGTGCGCAGGCGATCCGGGTCGAGGACTACCAGGACGGCAACAGGTACGTGGTGCGCGCGGAGTTGCCCGGCGTGGACCCCGACGAGGACATCGAGGTCACGGTCACCGGCGGCATGCTGCGAATCCACGCCGAGCGTCGGGAGACGCGCAAGGAGACCCACCGCTCGGAGTTCCGCTACGGGCTGTTCACCCGGTCGCTGACCCTGCCGGCCGCCCGGAGGACGTGACGGCACGGTATGACAAGGGAATCCTCGAGATCACCACCGAGATGCCCGAACCGACGACCGAGTCCCACCGCGTCGCCGTCGAGACGCCGTAACGGGAGCGTGCGCATGCGGGGCGGGTCCGTCCGTGCATGCCCGCATGCGAGCACTGTCTGCGGGTGAGGTCAGAACGATGAGCAGGCAGATCGGCGCTGGGTACCAGGAACCGTCTGCCGCAGCGCCCGAGCAGCGGGTGCGGGCGCTGGAGCTGCGGGTGTCGGCGCTCACCGAGGTCGTGTCCCAGCCGTGGTGTAAATGACGACGGACGTAGGTTCCTTCAAGAGCTACCAACTCAGCGAAGGAAGGACTACGTCCGTGTCAGCACGAGTATCGCCTACCGACCGGATCCGTGGCGAGATCGACGCCCTGTTCGGTGGTTCGCGTGAGCTGTCGGAGATCATCGAGGACGTCGCCCGTCTCGGTGTCCGGTTGATCATCCAGACCGCGGTCGAGGCCGAGGTCGACGTGTTCTTGGGCCGGGCCCGTTACCAGCGGGCCGCCGCCGTGCCCGACGCGCGGCCGGGCAGCCGTAACGGTTACTGCGACTTGACGATCAAGACCACGGCGGGGCCGGTGACGGTGGCGCGGCCGAAGCTGCGCGGAACGACCGAGGCGTTCGCCAGTCAGTTGTTCGGCAAGTCCGTGACCAAGAGCAACGC
The window above is part of the Streptosporangiales bacterium genome. Proteins encoded here:
- a CDS encoding CBS domain-containing protein; the protein is MRRLTVREVMTADVVTVRPSTPFAQIARLLAERRVSAVPVVDEDGNLQSVVSEADLLSKEEHRDDRPGTHAFFHRARLSRAKAAATDAAQLMTAPAVAIGPDATLVSAAKLMTRRNVKRLPVVDDGRLVGIVSRTDLLRAFLRPDDEIQDEIVDEVFTRILWLHPARIDVDVRDGVVTLSGRLEKRSHIDNAVRLTHRVDGVVDVQSDLTYTVDDTTTDVPVHPTF
- a CDS encoding CBS domain-containing protein; protein product: MRRMRVEDVMARRPITVTPDTPFKQVVAALLDHLISAVPVLDATGRVVGVVSEADLVLKEAEPDVTPDGHVFEGPRRRRERRKSTGRTAAELMTAPAVTISPTRTVAEVAEVMRKHRVRRLPVTDPVSGRLLGVVSRSDLLRVYLRADGEIQAQVSEVFRRALSMDPRRFVVGVRDGVVTVRGEVERRALIPGVVNTLAHVEGVVGVEPHLTYREDDRHPTAPTYW